The nucleotide window TCGTGCCAAAGTGGGCGACAAGCGTGTACTGCTGGCACTGTCGGGTGGGGTTGATTCATCCACGCTAGCGTTCTTGCTGCATCGGGCGATCGGCGACCAGCTTACCTGTATGTTCATTGATCAGGGTTTTATGCGGAAGCTAGAGCCAGAGAGATTAGTCAAGTTGTTCCATGAGCAATTTCACATTGATGTGCAGTATGTTCATGCCCGTGAGCGCTTTTTAGCCGCGATCGCTGGAGTCACTGACCCTGAAGAAAAACGGAAGCGGATTGGTCACGAATTTATCCAGGTGTTTGAGGCAGAATCTAAGCGGCTGGGGCCTTTTGATTACTTAGCACAGGGGACGCTGTATCCCGACGTGATTGAATCTGCTGATACCAACGTCGATCCTAAAACGGGCGAACGGGTTGCTGTCAAAATCAAGAGCCATCACAATGTCGGCGGCTTGCCCAAAGACTTACGCTTTAAGCTTGTGGAGCCTTTACGGAAACTGTTTAAAGACGAAGTGCGGAAGGTAGGGCGATCGATCGGCTTGCCCGAAGAAATTGTCAACCGTCATCCTTTCCCTGGGCCCGGATTAGCCATTCGGATTTTGGGAGAAGTGACCAACGAACGCCTGGATATTTTGCGCGATGCCGATTTGATTGTGCGGCAAGAAATTAACCGCAGCGGCTTGTACCACGAAGTATGGCAGGCGTTTGCGGTATTGCTACCCGTTCGTAGCGTTGGCGTAATGGGAGATCAGCGAACTTATGCTTATCCAATTGTGCTACGCATCGTCTCTAGTGAAGACGGCATGACAGCAGACTGGTCCAGGGTTCCCTACGATTTGTTAGAGGTTATCTCCAATCGAATTGTTAACGAAGTGCGAGGCGTTAACCGAGTCGTGTACGATATCACCTCAAAACCGCCTGGAACGATTGAGTGGGAGTAGTTCTAAGCTTGAAACCTTGTCTAGCATTGTCCACAAAAATACAATCTCCCTCAAAGCCTCTCTCCTGAAGGAAAGGGGCTTTGAGGCTTCGCATCCCTAGGTAAACACTCGGTCACTTAAACATCGGCTGATTGCAAGGGTTGGCTTACACTAGACGCAAACCGCAGACGAATGACGATCGCCGTAATATTGTCATGTCCATTATGCTGATTAGCTAGCTCAATTAAATGGCTGACCCCGATATCTAAACTCATTTGCCCTGACAGCAATGGGGTCAAGTGGCTTTCCCAATAGATTTCTAGCAAATCATTGTCGGTCAGACCATCTGAACAAAGCAACAGCAGCATATCTTCGTTGAGTTCCAGAAAGCTGATAGCGGGTTTAATGCCGTTCTCATCCCGTGGGCCAAGCGCCTGGGTAAGCTGGTAGGCATCGGGACGGGCATAGGCGATCGCCTCTTGCACGCCCCGCTGAATTTCCCGCTGCCCCACTTCATGATCCACGGTAATTTGTTCTAGTCCATTTCGGCTGCTGAAACGGTAGATGCGACTGTCGCCCACGTGGGCGATTGCGAGTTGGTTGTCTTGCAACAATGCCATTGCCAGAGTAGTCCCCATCCGACCGCTGCCAGAACTAGCACGCTCTTGGTTAAGATCAAAAATGGCACGATTTGCCTGACCAATAGCTTCTTGAATTTGCTCTTCGCTAGGCAACTGGTCTTGCCAATTTTCGGCAAAGTAGGTTTTTAGCGTTTCTACCGCCAGCGCACTAGCGACTTCGCCACCTGCATGACCGCCCATGCCATCGCAAAGAATGTAAAGTCCCTGAATTTGCAGGGTTTTGCCTTGGGGACTTTCAGTTTTTTTAACGTCTGATTGCAGGCTGAAGCAGTCCTCGTTGTGGCTGCGTTGACTGCCAATGTTAGTGGCTCCGGCATCTTCAAAGCCCACGAGTTGAAGAGCCAGCGCGACAGGAGAATAATCGGAAACACTACGGGTTAGTTCTTGACTATCATCTAGGTCTTCATCCCAGTCGGGAAGCGTGTCCAAGTTGACGAGGGATGGAAGGATGGGTGGCTCTGGGCTGGGTGCGTCAGAATCGTTGACTGCCTCTTTGATGACTGTGAGACGCGATCGCAGTTCTGTAATAGATGTTACAGAGCCAGACTGTACATCATGAAACATCTGGGCTATGTCGCCCCGCTGAGTCCGTTGAGATTGAGAAAACAAGGTCTGCCAGGTTTCGCCCA belongs to Timaviella obliquedivisa GSE-PSE-MK23-08B and includes:
- the guaA gene encoding glutamine-hydrolyzing GMP synthase: MVAILDFGSQYSELIARRIRETQVYSEVLSYRTTAEQLKQLNLKGIILSGGPSSVYDEGAPQCDPEIWDLGIPVLGVCYGMQLMVQQLGGGVERASRAEYGKAFLHIDDPTDLLTNVDDGTTMWMSHGDSVTHLPDGFELLAHTDNTSCAAIANHDRKLYGVQFHPEVVHSLGGMALIRNFVYHICICDPTWTTAAFVENAVREIRAKVGDKRVLLALSGGVDSSTLAFLLHRAIGDQLTCMFIDQGFMRKLEPERLVKLFHEQFHIDVQYVHARERFLAAIAGVTDPEEKRKRIGHEFIQVFEAESKRLGPFDYLAQGTLYPDVIESADTNVDPKTGERVAVKIKSHHNVGGLPKDLRFKLVEPLRKLFKDEVRKVGRSIGLPEEIVNRHPFPGPGLAIRILGEVTNERLDILRDADLIVRQEINRSGLYHEVWQAFAVLLPVRSVGVMGDQRTYAYPIVLRIVSSEDGMTADWSRVPYDLLEVISNRIVNEVRGVNRVVYDITSKPPGTIEWE
- a CDS encoding serine/threonine phosphatase, coding for MQACPHCQSINPDKNRFCQKCGGALVKDLLPNSLLPNSHPDSEDLDITSVPSPTTVRRHALLSGSVSRLAAQQFLDNQQRYQLTADLPITDSTALIETVVIDCKPLQPSLLDDLYRQQISSSSTSPPEQTQAIPAAAQPYLKLQKQYPFLSLPKIHDAWEQEGLSVVLLEERSHFPSLLSVWGGQALLVEIIDWLDEMIELWVALQPQNCGTSLQVLDNLRIDDNGLLCLQRLYEDDAAQPAELTDLGETWQTLFSQSQRTQRGDIAQMFHDVQSGSVTSITELRSRLTVIKEAVNDSDAPSPEPPILPSLVNLDTLPDWDEDLDDSQELTRSVSDYSPVALALQLVGFEDAGATNIGSQRSHNEDCFSLQSDVKKTESPQGKTLQIQGLYILCDGMGGHAGGEVASALAVETLKTYFAENWQDQLPSEEQIQEAIGQANRAIFDLNQERASSGSGRMGTTLAMALLQDNQLAIAHVGDSRIYRFSSRNGLEQITVDHEVGQREIQRGVQEAIAYARPDAYQLTQALGPRDENGIKPAISFLELNEDMLLLLCSDGLTDNDLLEIYWESHLTPLLSGQMSLDIGVSHLIELANQHNGHDNITAIVIRLRFASSVSQPLQSADV